Proteins encoded by one window of Anaerolineales bacterium:
- a CDS encoding aminotransferase class III-fold pyridoxal phosphate-dependent enzyme: MWNYAEIVEQSKAHTLVSWSAQGAWTPIPYERAEGVYVWDMNGKRYLDWSSQLVNVNIGHSHPHVIQAIQEQVAKLTYVEPSGTTEPRARLGALLAEITPGTLTKTLFSNGGTDGIENAMKAARLFTGRPKILTRYRSYHGGTFGAATAGGDPRRLANEPGIPGIVRFPDPYSYRSPAYRGRTQEEGDLVIADMIEEIIQMEGPEYCAAILLEGYSGSSGVMQPSATFWTRIGELCRKYGILLIADEVMSGFGRTGEWFGINHYPDVTPDILVFAKGITSGYIPLGGTILSAKIAEYFDKNTLWAGLTYSAHALACAAGVANIEVYQSENLISRSAAMGKVLRQKLTDLAEKHPCVGEIRGTGLHQVLEIVKDRHSREPMSEYNKPLSDPMKTVAAALKANGLSTLVRWNMIFNCPPLIISEAQIDEGIAILDAALSQIDSYYTGKT, encoded by the coding sequence ATGTGGAACTACGCAGAGATTGTTGAACAGAGCAAAGCTCACACCCTCGTCAGTTGGTCGGCACAGGGGGCGTGGACTCCCATCCCCTATGAACGTGCCGAGGGCGTTTATGTTTGGGATATGAACGGCAAGCGCTACCTTGATTGGTCGTCCCAACTGGTCAATGTGAACATCGGTCACAGCCACCCCCATGTGATTCAAGCCATTCAAGAACAAGTGGCAAAGCTGACCTATGTTGAACCCTCTGGGACAACCGAACCCCGCGCCCGCCTCGGTGCGCTTTTGGCAGAGATCACCCCAGGCACGCTGACGAAAACCTTGTTCAGCAATGGCGGCACAGATGGCATAGAAAATGCTATGAAAGCGGCGCGGTTGTTCACCGGACGCCCAAAAATCCTCACCCGCTACCGTTCCTATCACGGTGGGACGTTCGGGGCGGCAACCGCTGGCGGTGATCCGCGCCGTCTGGCAAACGAGCCGGGCATCCCTGGGATCGTCCGCTTCCCCGATCCGTATAGCTACCGCAGCCCTGCCTATCGGGGGCGAACCCAAGAGGAAGGTGATCTCGTCATTGCCGATATGATCGAGGAAATCATCCAGATGGAGGGTCCCGAATACTGCGCGGCGATCCTCTTAGAGGGCTACAGCGGCTCTAGCGGGGTGATGCAGCCAAGCGCCACCTTCTGGACGCGGATTGGGGAACTCTGCCGAAAGTACGGGATTCTGCTTATTGCCGATGAGGTGATGAGCGGTTTTGGGCGCACAGGCGAATGGTTCGGGATCAACCATTACCCCGATGTGACGCCCGATATTCTCGTCTTTGCCAAAGGGATTACCAGCGGCTATATCCCCCTCGGTGGGACGATCCTCAGCGCCAAAATTGCTGAATATTTCGATAAAAACACGCTTTGGGCAGGGCTGACCTACAGCGCCCATGCCCTTGCCTGTGCCGCAGGCGTGGCAAATATTGAGGTCTACCAGAGCGAAAACCTGATCAGCCGCTCTGCCGCGATGGGCAAGGTTCTCCGGCAAAAGCTGACCGACCTCGCGGAAAAACACCCCTGTGTGGGTGAGATTCGGGGGACGGGGCTTCATCAGGTGTTGGAGATTGTCAAAGACCGCCACAGCCGTGAGCCGATGAGCGAGTATAACAAGCCGCTCTCCGACCCAATGAAGACCGTTGCAGCGGCGCTGAAGGCAAACGGGCTGAGTACGCTTGTCCGCTGGAACATGATCTTCAACTGCCCGCCGCTGATCATTAGCGAAGCCCAGATTGACGAGGGCATCGCCATTCTTGACGCCGCCCTCAGCCAGATCGATTCGTATTACACAGGCAAAACATAA
- a CDS encoding CoA-acylating methylmalonate-semialdehyde dehydrogenase — protein MTTKLKNYINGRWVDSSATHYTPVQNPATCELLAECPDSPRADVDKAVKAAAAAFEEWRSTPVLSRAQYMFRLKAAIEARFEEFTAMVVKENGKTKDEARGEVRRGIESIDFAAGVPALMRGYKTEDISTGIDETAERQPLGVYAAITPFNFPAMVPLWFLPTAITTGNTFVLKPSPQTPISMQLLFEVLDALDLPEGVVNLVQGGKEASIAVMEHPDIIGVSFVGSTPVAKIVYETCAKHGKRVQAQGGAKNYIAIMPDANMEASVTNIIGSAFGCAGQRCLAGSVVVAVGDAYEPLKAELLKRASTLRVGYGLAETTQMGTVISGAAKERIEKMVEDGIREGAAPLLDGRGKKVEGYENGSFVGPTILDRVTSEMTVARDEIFGPVLLVMHVPDFESAVTIINQSRYGNAASIFTASGKYAREFKYRVRAGNIGVNIGVAAATASFPFGGQKESFFGDLHGQGQDAIEFYTDRKILIERWL, from the coding sequence ATGACAACGAAATTGAAAAACTACATTAATGGACGGTGGGTGGACTCTAGTGCAACACATTACACGCCTGTGCAAAACCCCGCCACCTGTGAACTGCTTGCCGAATGTCCCGATTCTCCCCGTGCCGATGTGGACAAGGCGGTGAAGGCTGCTGCTGCCGCCTTTGAGGAATGGCGCAGCACGCCCGTCCTCAGCCGCGCCCAATACATGTTCCGCCTAAAGGCGGCAATCGAGGCGCGTTTTGAAGAATTCACGGCAATGGTCGTCAAGGAAAACGGGAAAACGAAAGACGAAGCACGCGGCGAGGTGCGGCGGGGCATTGAGAGCATCGATTTCGCGGCGGGCGTTCCGGCGCTCATGCGCGGCTATAAAACAGAGGACATCAGCACCGGGATTGACGAAACCGCCGAACGCCAGCCGCTCGGCGTCTATGCGGCAATCACGCCCTTCAATTTTCCGGCGATGGTCCCGCTGTGGTTCTTGCCAACGGCGATCACGACAGGGAATACCTTCGTCTTGAAACCCTCGCCCCAAACGCCGATCAGTATGCAGCTTCTCTTTGAGGTGCTGGACGCTCTCGACCTTCCCGAAGGGGTTGTCAACCTTGTGCAAGGCGGGAAGGAGGCGTCTATAGCGGTGATGGAACACCCCGACATCATCGGTGTCTCGTTCGTCGGCTCAACACCCGTCGCCAAGATTGTCTACGAGACGTGCGCCAAGCACGGCAAGCGCGTTCAGGCGCAAGGCGGGGCGAAGAATTACATCGCCATTATGCCCGATGCGAACATGGAAGCGAGCGTCACCAACATCATCGGATCAGCGTTCGGCTGCGCCGGACAGCGCTGTTTGGCGGGGTCGGTGGTCGTCGCGGTGGGCGATGCCTACGAACCCTTGAAGGCAGAACTGCTCAAACGGGCAAGCACTCTGCGCGTCGGCTATGGCTTGGCAGAGACCACCCAAATGGGGACGGTCATTTCCGGCGCGGCAAAGGAACGGATCGAAAAGATGGTTGAGGATGGCATCCGCGAAGGGGCAGCGCCCCTTTTGGATGGGCGTGGGAAAAAGGTGGAGGGTTACGAGAACGGCTCATTTGTCGGACCGACCATCCTTGATAGAGTGACTTCCGAAATGACCGTTGCCCGCGATGAAATCTTCGGACCCGTCCTCTTGGTGATGCATGTCCCAGATTTCGAGAGTGCGGTGACGATCATCAACCAAAGCCGCTATGGGAACGCCGCCAGCATCTTCACCGCCAGTGGGAAATATGCCCGCGAGTTCAAATACCGCGTCCGCGCCGGAAACATCGGTGTGAATATCGGGGTGGCAGCAGCGACAGCATCCTTCCCCTTTGGCGGGCAAAAGGAATCTTTCTTTGGCGATCTACACGGGCAGGGGCAGGACGCCATTGAGTTCTACACAGATCGGAAGATTTTGATCGAGCGCTGGTTGTAG